From the genome of Scytonema hofmannii PCC 7110, one region includes:
- a CDS encoding heavy metal translocating P-type ATPase has translation MENTTLKLRGMSCASCASSIEDAINSVPGVNECIVNFGAEQATVEYDPRRTDLEAIQEAVDAAGYSAYPLLEQNLMAGEDDAEKRHRLRESRDLMRKVTVGGIISIVLLIGSLPMMTGLHLPFIPMWLHNPWVQLILTTPVQFWCGYSFYINAWKALKRHAATMDTLIALGTSAAYFYSLFPTLFPSFFINQGLTQDVYYETAAVVMTLILLGRLFENRAKGQTSEAIRKLIGLQAKTARLIRNGQEVDVPIEEVQIGNVILVRPGEKIPVDGEVIEGASTIDEAMVTGESLPVKKQPGDEVIGATINKTGSFKFRATRVGSDTVLAQIVQLVQQAQGSKAPIQRLADQVTGWFVPAVIAIALLTFIIWFNFTGNVTLALITTVGVLIIACPCALGLATPTSVMVGTGIGAENGILIKGAESLELAHKIQTIVLDKTGTITQGKPTVTDFVTVNGTANGNEMRLVQLTASVERNSEHPLAEAVVRYAQSQEVKLVDVKEFEAITGSGVRGIVSGHLVQIGTQRWMEELGINTQALQQDKERLEYLGKTAIWIAVDGQIQGLMGISDAIKPTSIQAIRALQKLGLEVVMLTGDNRRTAETIAREVGIKRVLAEVRPEQKAATVQKLQSEGKIVAMVGDGINDAPALAQADVGMAIGTGTDVAIAASDITLISGDLRSIVTAIQLSRATIRNIRQNLFFAFIYNVAGIPIAAGILFPIFGWLLNPIIAGAAMAFSSVSVVTNALRLRKFQAKAVA, from the coding sequence ATGGAGAATACCACACTCAAACTGCGCGGCATGAGTTGTGCCTCTTGTGCCAGCAGCATTGAAGACGCGATTAATTCTGTCCCCGGTGTCAATGAATGTATCGTGAATTTTGGAGCAGAACAGGCAACAGTTGAATATGACCCTAGAAGAACTGATTTAGAAGCCATTCAAGAGGCGGTAGATGCAGCAGGTTACTCTGCCTACCCACTCCTAGAACAAAACCTGATGGCGGGAGAAGATGATGCTGAGAAAAGACATCGCTTAAGAGAATCCCGCGATTTAATGCGAAAAGTGACGGTGGGGGGCATCATTAGCATTGTATTGCTCATTGGGTCACTGCCAATGATGACAGGGTTGCACTTACCCTTTATCCCCATGTGGTTGCATAATCCTTGGGTGCAGTTGATACTCACTACCCCAGTACAGTTCTGGTGTGGTTACTCCTTCTACATCAATGCTTGGAAAGCTTTAAAACGTCATGCTGCCACAATGGATACCCTAATTGCTTTGGGTACAAGTGCAGCGTATTTTTATTCGCTGTTTCCCACCTTATTTCCCAGCTTTTTCATCAATCAGGGATTAACGCAAGATGTATATTATGAAACTGCTGCTGTCGTCATGACCCTGATTTTGCTAGGAAGACTATTTGAAAATCGCGCTAAAGGACAAACCTCAGAAGCTATCCGCAAGCTAATTGGGTTACAAGCTAAAACGGCGCGTTTGATTCGCAATGGACAAGAAGTAGATGTCCCAATTGAAGAAGTACAGATAGGAAATGTGATACTGGTTCGTCCGGGCGAGAAAATTCCTGTTGACGGGGAAGTCATTGAGGGAGCATCCACAATTGATGAAGCGATGGTGACAGGGGAAAGTTTGCCCGTGAAAAAGCAACCAGGCGATGAAGTGATTGGAGCTACCATTAACAAAACTGGGAGTTTCAAGTTTCGGGCGACACGAGTCGGAAGCGATACTGTGCTGGCGCAGATTGTCCAGCTAGTACAGCAAGCACAGGGTTCCAAAGCCCCAATTCAGAGATTAGCAGACCAAGTAACTGGATGGTTTGTACCTGCGGTGATTGCGATCGCACTGCTGACTTTCATCATTTGGTTTAATTTCACGGGCAACGTTACTTTGGCACTCATCACCACAGTTGGAGTACTCATTATCGCCTGTCCTTGTGCGCTGGGTTTAGCCACACCAACTTCTGTCATGGTAGGAACGGGTATTGGTGCAGAAAATGGCATTTTGATTAAAGGTGCCGAAAGCTTGGAACTAGCGCATAAAATCCAAACAATCGTGCTGGACAAAACTGGAACCATTACTCAGGGTAAACCAACAGTCACCGATTTTGTCACCGTTAACGGTACTGCTAATGGTAACGAAATGAGGTTGGTGCAACTTACGGCATCTGTGGAACGCAATTCTGAACATCCACTGGCGGAAGCGGTTGTGAGATACGCCCAATCTCAAGAAGTGAAGTTAGTAGATGTCAAGGAGTTTGAAGCAATTACAGGCAGTGGTGTACGGGGTATAGTTTCTGGTCATCTTGTGCAAATTGGTACGCAACGCTGGATGGAAGAATTGGGTATTAACACTCAAGCCTTGCAACAAGATAAAGAGCGTTTGGAGTATTTAGGTAAAACTGCGATTTGGATTGCGGTTGACGGACAAATTCAGGGATTGATGGGTATTTCTGATGCTATCAAACCCACCTCCATACAAGCAATTCGCGCTTTGCAAAAACTAGGTTTAGAAGTGGTGATGCTTACGGGTGATAATCGCCGCACCGCAGAAACCATTGCTCGTGAAGTTGGTATCAAGCGCGTTTTGGCAGAAGTCCGCCCGGAGCAAAAAGCCGCTACAGTGCAGAAACTGCAATCAGAAGGAAAGATTGTGGCCATGGTTGGAGATGGTATCAATGATGCACCAGCGTTAGCCCAAGCCGATGTGGGAATGGCAATTGGCACTGGTACAGATGTCGCGATCGCCGCCAGTGACATCACGCTCATCTCCGGTGATTTACGAAGCATAGTCACTGCCATTCAATTAAGCCGCGCTACAATTCGCAATATTCGACAAAACTTATTCTTCGCCTTCATCTACAATGTTGCTGGAATTCCAATTGCAGCTGGAATTCTCTTCCCCATCTTCGGTTGGTTGCTTAACCCCATCATTGCGGGTGCAGCAATGGCATTTAGCTCGGTTTCAGTTGTGACAAATGCGCTACGTTTGCGTAAATTTCAAGCTAAAGCAGTAGCATAA
- a CDS encoding saccharopine dehydrogenase family protein, producing the protein MTNRVLILGGRGRIGSSVAQDILTHTQAEVTITGRTPDNGSPNPRLHYLVLDLADVEKLRKAIASSNIVIHCAGPFHYRDANVLKICIEQGVHYADVSDHRSFTRKALEYHDAAVNAGVTAIINTGIFPGISNSMVRQGVEQLDEPEKIHLSYLVSGSGGAGITVMRTTFLGLQQPFEAWIDGNWQIVKPYSQRENIDFPNPYGRSGVYWFDMPETYTLPHAYPSVKTVITKFGSVPDFYNHMTWIAAHIFPKWVMQQRSAIEFLAHVSHFMTDVTNRFSGIGVVVRSEITGQKDGKEAVFCSTLVHRNTAVASGCGTGSIAQMLLDGKLKKPGVTPVEEALPTNLFEQAMQSRGIKINHEWF; encoded by the coding sequence ATGACAAATCGGGTTTTGATTCTTGGAGGACGCGGACGGATTGGCAGTAGCGTTGCCCAGGATATTCTCACTCATACACAAGCAGAAGTTACTATTACTGGACGTACCCCAGATAACGGAAGCCCCAATCCGCGACTCCATTATCTGGTTTTAGATTTGGCAGATGTGGAGAAACTTAGAAAAGCGATCGCATCTTCTAACATAGTTATCCATTGTGCAGGTCCGTTTCATTATAGAGACGCTAACGTTCTTAAAATCTGTATTGAACAAGGCGTTCACTATGCTGATGTCAGCGATCACCGTTCTTTCACCAGAAAAGCCTTAGAGTATCATGATGCTGCTGTCAACGCTGGAGTGACTGCAATAATTAATACAGGAATATTCCCAGGTATTTCTAACAGCATGGTACGTCAGGGCGTAGAACAATTGGATGAACCAGAAAAAATTCATTTAAGTTATTTAGTCTCTGGTTCCGGCGGTGCTGGTATCACCGTCATGCGAACAACTTTTTTAGGCTTGCAACAACCTTTTGAAGCTTGGATAGATGGTAATTGGCAGATAGTAAAACCTTACAGCCAGCGCGAAAACATTGATTTTCCCAACCCATACGGTCGCAGTGGAGTTTATTGGTTTGATATGCCAGAAACCTATACACTGCCTCATGCTTATCCATCTGTCAAAACTGTTATCACTAAATTTGGCTCAGTTCCTGATTTTTACAATCACATGACATGGATAGCTGCTCATATTTTTCCCAAATGGGTCATGCAGCAGCGAAGTGCAATTGAATTTTTAGCTCATGTCAGTCACTTCATGACTGATGTAACCAATCGCTTTAGCGGTATTGGTGTAGTAGTGCGCTCGGAAATTACTGGTCAAAAAGATGGAAAAGAAGCTGTTTTTTGCTCGACTTTAGTGCATAGAAACACAGCAGTTGCTTCTGGTTGCGGTACGGGTAGTATTGCCCAAATGTTACTTGATGGAAAGCTGAAAAAACCTGGTGTGACACCAGTGGAAGAAGCATTGCCAACAAACTTATTTGAACAAGCCATGCAAAGCCGAGGCATCAAAATTAATCATGAATGGTTTTGA
- the iscB gene encoding RNA-guided endonuclease IscB, with protein MITNSVFVESKNGKILKPTTPARARILQSVGKAKKLKLFPFTLILEKEVDEDVEPYLELRIDPGSKFTGISLVDLNKNEVIWAMELEHRGLAIKMEMIKRAGVRRSRRSRRLRYRQKRFDRKRPDGWLAPSLRHRLLTTETWIKRLLKLAPIKSIAIESVKFDLQKMETPDIEGIEYQQGTLWGYTLREALLEHWGRKCVYCGKTDVPLQIEHINARSKGGSDRFSNLTLSCEKCNQKKGNKSVEQFLKAQPEILKKIKSHQKKSLSDAAAVNSTRKAIFEMAHQFGLPVISGNGASTKMIRIKSGLPKAHWIDSACVGTSEIVKLCIYQPLRVTCKGHGTRQVQRMNAKGFPAIASIKKNPITGKKEVKLVAKNQKYTHATAGDYVICNLLKDRKHIKAGIYRARIKTPTQKGVEVLISDHRIAVDRHYIKLIHRSDGYEYSFTTIDQDLLRFSAI; from the coding sequence ATGATTACTAATTCCGTATTCGTCGAGAGTAAAAATGGCAAAATACTAAAGCCAACAACACCTGCAAGAGCGAGAATTCTACAATCTGTTGGCAAAGCTAAAAAGCTGAAATTATTTCCATTTACTTTAATTTTAGAGAAGGAGGTAGATGAAGATGTAGAACCGTATTTAGAACTGAGGATCGATCCAGGCTCAAAATTTACAGGCATTTCTCTAGTGGATTTAAATAAGAATGAAGTCATCTGGGCGATGGAATTAGAACATCGGGGTCTAGCCATAAAAATGGAGATGATTAAAAGAGCAGGTGTTCGACGTTCTAGAAGGTCAAGAAGACTTCGCTATCGCCAAAAGAGATTTGACCGGAAAAGACCAGATGGCTGGCTAGCACCGTCTTTAAGACACAGATTGTTAACCACTGAAACTTGGATAAAAAGGTTACTGAAATTAGCACCAATTAAATCCATTGCAATTGAATCGGTTAAATTCGACTTGCAAAAAATGGAGACACCAGACATAGAAGGCATTGAATACCAGCAGGGGACACTATGGGGTTACACCTTACGCGAAGCACTTCTAGAACACTGGGGTAGAAAGTGTGTTTATTGCGGTAAGACAGACGTTCCCTTACAGATAGAACATATTAATGCACGAAGTAAAGGTGGTAGTGACCGATTTTCAAATCTCACATTATCTTGCGAGAAATGTAACCAAAAAAAAGGAAATAAATCAGTAGAACAATTTCTTAAAGCTCAACCGGAAATCCTCAAAAAAATTAAATCGCATCAGAAAAAGTCATTAAGTGATGCTGCTGCTGTTAACTCTACCCGTAAAGCCATATTTGAAATGGCGCATCAATTCGGATTACCAGTTATCAGTGGGAATGGTGCATCTACAAAGATGATTCGGATTAAAAGTGGATTGCCAAAAGCTCACTGGATTGATAGTGCTTGTGTAGGAACATCAGAAATAGTTAAATTGTGTATCTATCAACCATTGCGCGTTACTTGCAAAGGACACGGTACAAGACAAGTACAAAGAATGAATGCTAAAGGCTTTCCCGCCATAGCCAGCATTAAAAAGAATCCCATTACTGGTAAAAAAGAAGTTAAGCTAGTAGCCAAAAATCAGAAATATACTCATGCGACAGCTGGTGACTATGTGATTTGCAATTTGCTGAAAGATCGGAAACACATTAAAGCGGGAATTTATCGAGCTAGAATTAAAACTCCAACTCAAAAAGGGGTAGAAGTGCTAATTAGCGATCATCGGATTGCTGTAGATCGACACTACATTAAACTAATTCACCGCTCTGACGGTTATGAATACAGTTTTACTACGATTGACCAAGATTTACTACGTTTTAGCGCTATTTGA
- a CDS encoding FAD-binding protein — protein MKNNISRRNTLQGLIASAVIVKFDTVNRSWATSANAIDSFVNLPPLDGVLYTDDATRANASDDFGHLVHRHPKAVLQPGSIDDIVNIIRFARTHSLKIAARGQGHSCYGQAQVEEGVIIDMSTLNTIHSISAKQAVVDAGIVWSQLLQATLQQQLTPPVLTDYTELSIGGTLSVGGIGGASHRYGVQVDNVLSLQVVTGEGKLETCSPDQNRDLFEAVLAGLGQCGIIVRATIRLIEAFTHARVFLLYYDDLTTLIHDQRLLITEERFNYVEGQVVSDPNGGWRYMLEAASFYTPPNEPDNTSLLASLSYTPGTEQIEDKSYFDFLNRLAETVAYLKSINIWSNPHPWINLFVPSTAVEQYVGEIVSTLTLVDTGNGPVLLYPVKTDRFKLPLFRTPNEQVVFLFAILRTAPLDDATVRKMLDDNRRFFEKNRDIGGTRYPVDAIKFSDSDWQQHFGSAWSRLINAKRRYDPDNLLTPGQGIF, from the coding sequence ATGAAGAACAATATCTCGCGTCGCAATACTTTGCAAGGTTTGATTGCTAGTGCTGTTATCGTTAAATTTGATACAGTTAATCGTTCCTGGGCAACATCTGCTAACGCTATAGACTCGTTTGTCAACCTACCGCCTTTAGATGGAGTACTTTACACTGATGATGCCACACGCGCAAATGCGAGTGATGATTTTGGTCACCTAGTGCATCGTCACCCAAAAGCCGTACTTCAACCAGGTTCGATTGATGATATCGTCAACATTATCAGATTTGCTCGTACTCACAGCCTTAAGATTGCCGCACGCGGTCAGGGTCACTCCTGCTACGGTCAGGCACAAGTAGAAGAGGGTGTAATCATTGATATGAGTACACTAAACACAATCCATTCTATTAGTGCAAAACAAGCTGTTGTTGATGCTGGGATAGTATGGAGTCAGCTATTGCAAGCAACGCTACAGCAACAATTGACACCACCAGTCCTCACTGATTACACCGAACTGTCGATTGGAGGAACCTTGTCAGTAGGCGGCATTGGCGGCGCGAGCCATCGCTATGGCGTACAGGTTGATAATGTGCTATCTCTTCAGGTTGTGACAGGTGAGGGTAAGCTAGAAACTTGTTCTCCCGATCAAAACCGCGATTTATTTGAAGCAGTACTAGCCGGTTTGGGTCAGTGTGGAATTATAGTACGGGCGACAATTCGGCTAATCGAAGCCTTCACCCATGCCCGTGTGTTTCTTTTGTATTACGATGATTTGACTACATTGATTCATGACCAACGCTTACTAATTACTGAAGAACGGTTTAACTATGTAGAAGGTCAGGTAGTATCTGATCCTAATGGAGGATGGCGTTATATGTTAGAAGCGGCTAGCTTTTACACCCCACCTAATGAGCCAGACAACACCAGTTTACTGGCTTCTTTGAGCTATACTCCGGGTACAGAACAAATAGAAGACAAATCTTACTTCGACTTTCTTAACCGTTTGGCAGAAACTGTTGCTTACCTCAAATCCATCAACATTTGGTCTAACCCTCATCCTTGGATTAATCTCTTCGTACCGAGCACAGCCGTTGAGCAATATGTTGGCGAGATTGTTTCTACTTTGACACTGGTTGATACAGGAAATGGTCCAGTTCTGCTGTACCCTGTCAAAACTGATCGTTTCAAGCTGCCTTTATTTCGGACACCTAACGAGCAGGTTGTGTTTCTCTTTGCTATTCTAAGGACTGCACCGCTTGATGATGCTACAGTTCGCAAAATGCTTGATGACAATCGAAGATTTTTTGAGAAAAACCGCGATATTGGCGGTACTCGCTATCCCGTAGACGCTATTAAATTTTCTGACTCGGATTGGCAACAGCATTTTGGTTCAGCCTGGAGCAGATTGATAAATGCCAAGCGACGTTACGATCCTGACAATTTGCTGACTCCCGGTCAGGGTATTTTTTAA
- a CDS encoding cation:proton antiporter, with the protein MVDIYIIDLFIIGLLLLVVTLLSGWISRLPLSFALIYLLVGILLGPYGFKLIQLRREGVFNAELLERLTEFVVIISVFSCGLKIVRPLKIGAWDITARLIGFLMPISIFGLAIVGKVFLGMDWGGAILLGAILAPTDPVLASEVQLTDVNDQDELRFGLTSEGGLNDALAFPFVYFGLYALKDKNWENWFKQWVAVDLIWAIAAAIAMGILVAKAIVWIDKKIQRQRPADALMEDFIAFGTIFVTYSLTEFVNGYGFLAVFVAGLIFQRSYRNSEKSLAKLEFIERVEKLLEIGTILVLGSILLFKPMLNYATQSLLVIALLFFVIRPVGAWISTIGKPSGHRHHRKMHPGTRWLFGWFGIRGVGSLYYLAYAYGNGLKNSLGEQIGWITYTTIVVSVIVHGISATPLMSWYERNLSPENRNASPPATVKEFE; encoded by the coding sequence ATGGTAGATATTTATATTATTGATCTATTTATTATAGGTCTACTGTTACTAGTAGTTACCTTACTGTCTGGCTGGATTTCACGCTTACCGCTTTCTTTTGCTCTGATCTATCTCTTAGTTGGTATTCTTCTTGGTCCTTACGGCTTTAAGCTCATTCAATTGCGCCGTGAAGGAGTTTTCAACGCCGAATTGTTGGAACGGCTAACAGAGTTTGTAGTGATTATCTCTGTATTTAGTTGCGGTTTAAAAATTGTGCGTCCCCTCAAAATAGGGGCTTGGGATATTACAGCACGACTCATTGGATTTTTAATGCCAATTTCAATTTTTGGGCTTGCTATTGTCGGGAAAGTTTTTTTAGGTATGGATTGGGGAGGGGCAATTTTACTAGGAGCAATTCTTGCCCCCACTGACCCTGTATTGGCTTCAGAAGTGCAATTGACTGATGTTAATGACCAAGATGAGTTACGTTTTGGTTTAACATCAGAGGGCGGGTTAAATGATGCCTTAGCCTTTCCTTTTGTTTATTTTGGTCTTTATGCTTTAAAAGATAAGAACTGGGAAAACTGGTTTAAACAATGGGTTGCTGTTGATTTAATTTGGGCGATCGCTGCTGCCATAGCTATGGGTATTCTTGTCGCTAAAGCGATCGTTTGGATTGATAAAAAAATTCAAAGACAACGACCTGCTGATGCATTAATGGAAGATTTTATTGCTTTTGGGACAATTTTTGTCACGTATTCACTAACAGAATTTGTCAATGGTTATGGATTTCTTGCAGTGTTTGTTGCCGGGTTAATTTTTCAAAGAAGTTATAGAAATTCAGAAAAATCTCTGGCCAAATTGGAATTTATAGAGCGAGTTGAAAAGCTTTTAGAGATTGGCACAATTTTAGTTTTAGGTTCAATTTTGTTATTTAAACCAATGCTGAATTATGCTACCCAATCATTATTAGTAATAGCTTTACTGTTCTTTGTCATTCGACCAGTGGGTGCTTGGATAAGTACAATTGGTAAACCTTCTGGACATCGGCACCATAGAAAAATGCATCCAGGAACCCGTTGGTTATTTGGCTGGTTTGGTATTCGGGGTGTAGGCTCTTTATACTATCTTGCCTACGCATATGGTAACGGTTTGAAAAACAGTCTTGGCGAGCAAATCGGTTGGATTACCTACACTACGATAGTAGTTTCTGTCATTGTGCATGGCATCAGCGCCACTCCACTTATGAGTTGGTATGAGCGAAATCTTTCTCCTGAAAATCGCAATGCCTCACCCCCAGCTACAGTGAAGGAATTTGAATAA
- a CDS encoding EF-hand domain-containing protein encodes MATEQELQSLFNTLDRDLDGKVSINELFLSPGLSAIISSETNTSSPQELLVRYDSDEDGSITFEELKEAVEKANNLT; translated from the coding sequence ATGGCAACCGAGCAAGAGCTTCAATCTCTTTTTAATACCTTAGATCGCGATCTAGACGGCAAAGTCTCCATTAATGAGCTTTTTTTAAGTCCTGGCTTAAGTGCAATCATCTCATCAGAAACAAATACCAGTAGCCCCCAGGAGTTACTAGTAAGGTATGATTCAGACGAAGACGGTAGTATTACCTTTGAAGAGTTAAAGGAAGCAGTTGAGAAAGCAAATAATTTAACCTAG
- a CDS encoding alpha/beta fold hydrolase, whose product MKSQLTNHRVDLQDCTIFYQQSRLESSSIPILFLHGWGISTEPYTEVLKLLALYHTIIAPDLPSFGRSTYSELIPDYVSYSKFLLSFLEVLDLQQFHVVGHSFGGGIAITLSTFVR is encoded by the coding sequence TTGAAATCCCAATTAACTAATCATCGGGTTGATTTACAAGATTGCACTATTTTTTATCAGCAAAGTAGGTTGGAGTCGAGTTCAATCCCCATCCTATTTCTACACGGATGGGGAATTTCGACTGAGCCTTATACTGAAGTACTGAAACTACTAGCACTTTATCATACCATAATTGCTCCTGACTTGCCCAGTTTTGGGAGATCGACTTACTCTGAGCTAATTCCCGATTACGTTAGCTATAGCAAATTTCTCCTTTCATTTCTGGAAGTTTTGGATTTACAACAATTTCATGTAGTAGGACACTCATTTGGTGGCGGTATTGCCATTACTTTATCTACATTTGTTCGGTGA
- the fni gene encoding type 2 isopentenyl-diphosphate Delta-isomerase, translating to MNSQTSTPAATQSRKADHIRICLEEDVQFHQTTNGLEHYRFTHCCLPEINIDEIDIRTQFLGKQLGAPLLISSMTGGTEQAGVINCRLAEVAQHYKLAMGVGSQRVAVEKPQVAESFAVRKYAPDILLFANLGAVQLNYNYGLDECLKIIDILSADALILHINPLQECIQPRGDKNFKELIDKINKLCIKLPVPVIAKEVGNGISDRMAQKLIAAGVKAIDVAGAGGTSWAKVESERAENALQRRLGSTFADWGLPTAECITSIRAIAPHVPLIASGGLRHGLDVAKALALGADIAGLAMPFLQAAAASDVAVRELAEVLIAEMTTVLFCTGNATLDELRCSESLQRIK from the coding sequence GTGAACTCTCAAACAAGCACTCCCGCAGCAACGCAGTCCCGCAAAGCAGATCACATCCGTATTTGCCTGGAAGAAGATGTTCAATTTCATCAAACGACTAATGGATTGGAACACTACCGCTTCACTCATTGTTGCCTACCGGAAATAAATATTGACGAAATTGACATCAGGACTCAGTTTTTAGGCAAACAACTTGGTGCGCCCCTGCTGATTTCTTCCATGACTGGAGGAACTGAACAGGCGGGAGTCATAAACTGTCGCCTTGCGGAAGTTGCTCAGCACTACAAATTGGCGATGGGCGTAGGTTCCCAACGGGTAGCAGTAGAAAAACCTCAAGTTGCTGAGAGTTTTGCAGTTCGGAAGTATGCTCCTGATATTCTTCTGTTCGCTAATTTGGGCGCAGTCCAACTGAACTACAATTACGGTTTGGATGAATGTTTAAAGATAATTGATATTTTGTCAGCCGATGCTTTGATTTTGCACATCAACCCCTTACAGGAGTGCATTCAACCTAGAGGTGATAAAAATTTCAAAGAATTAATTGACAAAATAAATAAATTATGCATTAAATTACCTGTGCCAGTGATTGCGAAGGAAGTTGGTAACGGCATCTCAGATAGAATGGCCCAAAAGCTCATTGCGGCTGGGGTCAAAGCAATTGACGTAGCTGGTGCGGGAGGGACTTCTTGGGCAAAAGTGGAAAGCGAACGGGCAGAAAATGCTTTACAGCGCCGTTTGGGAAGTACATTTGCCGACTGGGGTTTGCCTACTGCAGAGTGTATTACCAGTATTCGTGCGATCGCACCTCATGTTCCTTTAATTGCTTCAGGAGGATTGCGTCATGGATTGGATGTAGCAAAAGCACTAGCGTTAGGGGCAGATATTGCAGGATTGGCTATGCCTTTTTTACAAGCGGCGGCGGCTTCTGATGTAGCTGTGCGGGAATTAGCAGAGGTATTAATTGCTGAAATGACTACCGTGCTATTTTGTACTGGCAACGCTACACTAGATGAACTAAGGTGTTCCGAAAGTTTACAACGCATAAAATAA